The DNA segment TGTCCGTCCTCAAAGGTGAAATTGCATCAAATCGAATGAAACATTTCTAATGATGGGGTGCCACTAGATAAAACATAtttgtatttactcatctcattcAGGCGTAAGCCAGTAGGTTGACACCATCCAGACAGCTGCTAActtactctctgtctcccctacAGGTCTCTGTCTGATGTGCACCGTTCGGGTCGACCTGACAGTGTGGCAAAACAGGCCTCAAAAGCAGACCTCATGTGGAAGGTCAAGTACTCCTTGTCGGGATACGATTTGAAGTATCTGGGGGACACGCAACAGGTAACTGAGGCACTACTCTCTTGTGTACGAGTGCTCTTCTTGCAAGGGTTCATTTTCTCTTTTTAATTTGCTTTTATCTTggtgtgtttctttctcttcctcatcATAGGACGCACACGAGTTACTTGTCGATATGCTGTGCCAGCTGAAGGAGGAGGGCATGATTCTGAAGACACTCGGGATGAACTATACCTGCCCTGTTTCCCAGCTGGAGTTCCAACTTGTGTCGGTGCGCACATGTACCAGGTAAGAGGTTGCTTGTAATGTATCTACTGAGAACAtgatctttatatatatatatatatatatatatatatatatatatatatatatatatacagtatatattaataTTACAAAACACATGGCATAACAGAAACATTGTAGAGACCTGAAACAGACTTGGTGCATTTTTCTTCTCTTTGTCCTGCTTCTGAAGCTGTGGGCGCGAGTCGTCTACCAGAGAGGACTACAACCACCTCTCATTGGACTTCAGCCCTGAGCGCACCTTGCTGAGCAGCCTGGCACTCACTTTCAAAGTCAGCACTTAGGGCTCAGCCCTGCATGTAGAGACTAACACCCAGGGCAAGCTGCCCACTGCCTCAGAATACGCTATCTTATTATTGTAGTGGTATCATTCAATATGTAATGCTTTTGTTTCTAACCAGAGTGAAAAGGTTGAATTCACATGTGAGGGCTGTAAAGGCCTCCACGCCTCAAAGGTGGAGCAGTTCCACACACTGCCTCTGTGAGTTGTCCCTTTATAACCTCTCATAGTACTAGCAGTGTTTAATGTCCTGGGCCTTTAGGAGTAGTTACCTTCCTGAGCAGGTTGTAGGACTTAGAGGTGAGCACCGCCAAACACATTTCACTCATCTGTTATGTTGTTGACTGGTTTCATtgtctgtctgttcatctctcttcctctctgtttctgggCAGAGTGCTGGTTCTGCATCTGAAGAGGTTTGGAGGACCTGGGGGGTTGGAGAAGCTGGAGGCTCCTCTTTTGTTTCCTTCGGAGCTGAGGCTCTCCACCCTCTGTGGGGACATGGTGCCACACCTGCACAGTGCCAGCCCACAGGCCCTCACCAGCCAGGCCCCCAGCATCCAGGGGTCCATCCCCCAGACCCTCGCCAGCCAAGTCTCCAGACCATCTGGAGAGGCCAAAGACAGCGCCCTCTGCTGTTCAGGTAGGTCATGGCACCATAACACTATTCTTGCTCCAACACCACACAAACCACCACCCACAGAGAATCCCAAAATGGTTCTGATATTTTAGACCAGAGTAATTCAGACAAGTGACCACGTTTTCACAGCTCTTGATATGTATATTTGATCCCTCAGATTCAAATAAGCAGGAACCAGGGAAAGTGTTGCTGACAGCCTCAgtggtgagaagagagagagagatagagagagagagtgaacgcaGTGAAAAATAAGttatgacagaacactgagataGTTATG comes from the Oncorhynchus masou masou isolate Uvic2021 unplaced genomic scaffold, UVic_Omas_1.1 unplaced_scaffold_518, whole genome shotgun sequence genome and includes:
- the LOC135535817 gene encoding ubiquitin carboxyl-terminal hydrolase 37-like, whose protein sequence is MWKVKYSLSGYDLKYLGDTQQDAHELLVDMLCQLKEEGMILKTLGMNYTCPVSQLEFQLVSVRTCTSCGRESSTREDYNHLSLDFSPERTLLSSLALTFKSEKVEFTCEGCKGLHASKVEQFHTLPL